The DNA region TGCCGTTGGTGTCCTCGTGGGTCATCAGGAACTCGACCGCGGCGAAGAAATCGTTCATCAGCTTTGTCGAATCCACGCTGGCCTGCAACTCGCGGCCCTTCTCGTCGTCGCCCGGATAGCCGCCGACCGAGCTCAGCCCGTCCGGCGCCAGCGCAATGTAACCCGCCTTGGCCACACGCCGCGCCACGTCCTGGATATAGGGGTTCAGCCCGCGGTTCTCATGCACCACCACCACGGCGCCCAGCTTGCCCGTGGCGCCAGCGGGCTTCACCAGATAGCCCTTCACTTCGCCATGGCCGTTGGGCGAGGGATAGGTGATCCTCTCCGCAACGATCCCGGCATCGTCCGGGGCCACCTGCTGCGCCAGCGCATAATCCGGCGACATCGCCGACAGGATCGCCATGGCGGTCATGCCCCCCACCGCGAACTTGCCCGCGCGGTCCAGGAACTCGCGCTTGGTGATGCGGCCGTGGGCGTAGAAATCGTAAAGCTCCAGAAGTTCGGCAGGGAAGTCCTTGGCGGTCAACCGGGTCATCTCGCGCTCCTCTTGGCGGCGTTTCCGACTCAATGATACGCCGTAGACTCGTCTTTCCGTCGCCATTGCCGCTCACGAAACCGCGAGCCATCCGTCCTACTCCGGCATCAGCCCCCGCAACTCGTACAGAAGCTCCAGCGCCTCGCGCGGGGTCAGCTCGTCCGGATGCACCCCCTTCAGCCGCGCTTCCACCTCCGAGGGCCGCGCCGCCTTGACCGCTACAGGCGGCGCTGCGGGGGCCACGCGGAACAACGGCAGGTCGTCCACCAGGGCCGAGGGCCGTGCCCCCCCCTGACGCTCGCCCGATTCCAGCGCCTCCAGCACCACGCGCGCCCGCTCGATCACCGCCATGGGCAGCCCCGCCAGCCGCGCCACCTGAACGCCATAGCTGCGGTCGGCCGCCCCTTTGCGCACCTCGTGCAGGAAGATGACCTCGCCTTCCCACTCCTTCACCGCGACGGTCGCGTTTTCCACGCCATCCAGCTTGCCGGCCAGCGCCGTCATCTCGTGGTAATGCGTGGCGAACAGCGCCCGGCAGCGGTTCACCCCGTGCAAGTGCTCCAGCACGGCCCAGGCGATCGACAGCCCGTCATAGGTCGCCGTTCCCCGCCCGATCTCGTCCAGGATCACCAGCGCCCGGTCATCCGCCTGGTTCAGGATCGCCGCCGTCTCCACCATCTCCACCATGAAGGTGGACCGCCCCCGCGCCAGATCGTCCGAAGCGCCGACCCGGCTGAACAGCTGGCTCACCAGCCCCACCCGTGCCCGCGAGGCCGGCACGAAGGACCCCGATTGCGCCAGCAGCGCAATCAGCGCGTTCTGCCGCAGGAAGGTGGATTTCCCCGCCATGTTCGGCCCGGTCAACAGCCAGATCGCCGGCGTCTCTCCCGGCGTGAGCGCGCAGTCGTTGGCCACGAACGGCCCCGCCCCCTGCCGCCGCAAGGCCCGCTCCACCACCGGATGCCGCCCGCCCGCCACGTCAAAGGCGCGGCTCTCGTCCACCACCGGCTCCACCCAGCCCTCGGCCGCGGCCAGATCGGCCAGCGCCGCCGTCACATCCACCTCGGCCAGCGCCCGTGCCGCCGCGCCCACCGCGCCCGCCCGCTCCAGCACCGCCGCGCGAAGCGTCTCAAACAGCCGCCGCTCGATCTCCAACGCATGGTTGCCTGCGTTCAGGATGCGCGTCTCCAGCTCGGACAGCTTGACCGTGGTGAACCGCACCTGCCCCGCCGTGGTCTGGCGGTGGATGAAGGTCTCGGGCATCGACCGCATCTTGTCTTCATGCGTCGCCGTGACCTCGATGAAATACCCCAGCACATTGTTGTGCTTGATCTTCAGGCTGGCGATCGCGGTCAGCTCGACGAACTCGCCCTGCATCCGCGCAATCACGCCCCGCCCCTCGTCGCGCAGGGCCCGCGTCTCGTCCAGCTCGGCGTCATAGCCCGCCGCGATGAACCCACCATCCCGCGCCAGCAAGGGCGGCTCCGCCACCAGCGCCGCATCCAGCAGCGCCACCAACGCGTCATGCCCGACCAGCGCCGCCGCCGCCTCGTCCAGCACGGCCACGCTACCCGCCACCTCCGCCGCGATCCGCCCGGCCTGCTCCAACCCCGCCCGCACCGCCGCCAGGTCGCGCGGCCCCCCGCGCTCCAGCGCCAGCCGTGACAACGCCCGGTCCATGTCCGGCACCCGCCGCAACCCATCGCGCAACCGCTCGCGCAGCCCCGGCGCCTCCACCAGCGACCGCACCGCCTCCAGCCTGCCCCGGATCACCCCGAGGTCGCGCGACGGCGCCGCAAGCCGCCGCTCCAGCAGTCGTGCCCCCCCGGCCGTCACCGTCCGGTCCACCGCGGCCAGAAGCGAGCCGTCGCGCCCGCCCGACATGCCCTGAACGATCTCCAGGTTCCGCCGCGTCGCCGCGTCGATCTGCATCGCGCCAAGCGCAGATTCCTTCACCGGCGCGCGCAACAGGGGCAGCCGCCCGCGCTGCGTCAGCTCCAGGTAATCCACCAACGCGCCCATGGCCGACAGCTCGGCCCGCTCGAAGCTGCCGAACGCCTCCAGCGTCCCCACGCCCCACAGCGCACACAGCCGCTTATCGGCACCCGAGGAATCGAAGCTCCCCCGCGACAGCGTCGTCATCGCTGCGCCCGCCTCGGCCACCACCCCATCCAGCGCCCGCTCATGCGCCTCCGAAACCAGAACCTCGCGCGGTGCCAGCCGGGCCAGTTCCGGCCCCAGGCGCACCAGCGGGCAGGGCATCACCCGCATCTCGCCGGTGGAGATGTCCGCCCAGGCCAGCGCCGCCCCCTCGCGCACCTCGGCCCATGCCGCCAGGTAATTGTGCCGCCGCGCCTCCAGCAGGGCGTCCTCGGTCAGCGTGCCGGGCGTGACCAGCCGCACCACCTCGCGCCGCACCACCGATTTCGACCCACGCTTCTTCGCCTCGGCCGGGTCTTCCATCTGCTCGGCGATGGCGACACGAAAGCCCTTGCGGATCAGCGTCAGCAAATAGCCCTCCGCCGCATGGATCGGCACGCCGCACATCTGGATCGGCTCGCCAAGATGCGTGCCCCGCTTCGTCAGCGCGATGTCCAGCGCCTCCGAGGCCAGCACGGCATCGTCAAAGAACATCTCGTAGAAATCGCCCATCCGGTAGAACAGCAGCGCATCGGGATGCTCTGCCTTGATCTCCAGATACTGCGCCATCATCGGCGTGACGGCCAAGATGCTGTGGTCTTCGCTCATGTCCCAAGAATGAAGCCGAACGCAGGGCGCCGCAAGCGCCGCCGCGCGACTTGACCGCGCCGCCGCGCGCCGCTAGCCAACGGCCATGGCACCGTTCCGGCACCTTCGCGGCATCCCGCAGCTTCGCGGCCTCACCCTGGCCGCGATGGTCGCCGTGCTGGCGCTCGGCTCGCTCCTGCCGCGCGCCGCCATGCCCTATGTTGCGGCCGACGGCAGCCTTGTTCTCGTGCTCTGCACCGGAGATGGCCCGGTGCAGATGGTGCTGGACCCTGCCACCGGCGAAACCCGGCCCGTGCCGCAGGACAACCCGCATGGCACCTGCGACTGGGCCAGCGCTCAGCCGCTTTGGGCCGAGGCGCAGCCGCTCCTCCTGCCCGATCCGCTGTGGCAGCTTGCCACCACCCTTGAACTGCCTCCGCCCGCTTCCGGCGCGCCGGCAGAGCAGGTCATCGCCCCCTCTGCCCGCGGCCCCCCGTCCTTCGCCTGATTTCTCCCTTTCCCGAAATCAGCAGAGGTCATCATGGATACCGTCCAACCGAAGGCTGCCGCCAAGGCGCAGCTCAACCGTCACTATTTTACCGCCTGGCGCTGGCACTTCTATGCCGGGCTTTACGTCATTCCCTTCCTCATGATGCTGGCCGTCACCGGCCTCATCATGCTCTGGGTCAGCGCCACCACCGAACTGAACGGCGAGCGCGGCTATGTCACCGTCACCGGCGCCCCGATGGCCGTCTCGGCACTCCAGGCCGCCGCCGAAGCCGCAATCCCCGGCGGCACCGCCAGCCAGTATATCGAGCCGATGGCCCCCGACCGCGTGGCCGTGTTCAAGGTCGATGCCGGCGATGCCTCCACCACCGTGGTCATCGACCCCTACACCGGCACCGTCGTCGAAACCTTCCCCTGGCGCGCCGGCTGGTACGATTTCGCAACCGACATCCACGGCACCCTTCTGCTTGGCAATTTCGGCGACCGGCTGATCGAAACCGCCGCGAGCCTCGGCGTGCTGCTGGTCGTTACCGGCATCTACCTGCACTGGCCGCGCAACGGTTCGGGCAACCCCTTCACGCCCCGCCTTGCCGCAAAGGGCCGGGCGCTGTGGAAGTCGCTGCATGGCGTGGTCGGCTGGTGGGCCTCGATCGTCATGCTGGTGTTCTTCATCTCCGGCCTGTCCTGGGCCGGCATCTGGGGCGACAAGTTCGTGCAGGCCTGGTCCACCTTTCCGGCCGAGAAATGGGATGCCGTGCCGCTCTCGGACAAGACCCATGCCGACATGAACCACGGCGCGGCGAAAGAGGTGCCCTGGGCGCTGGAAAAGACGCCGATGCCGGAATCCGGCTCGCTCGCCGGCCAGCCCGCGGTCGCCATGCCCGTCACCTTCGACGGCATCGCGGATTTCGCCCGCGCGCTTGGCTTCAATGGCCGGTTCCAGGTCAACATGCCCTCGGGGGCCGAAGGCGTCTGGACCATCAGCCACGACTCCATGTCGAATGACGGCCCGGACCCCTGGGGCGACCGCACGCTCCATATCGACCAGTACACCGGCAACGTGCTGGCCGACGTGCGCTATGCCGACTACTCCGCTTACGCCAAGATGATGGCCTGGGGCATTGCCTTCCACGAAGGCGACATGGGCGTCTGGAACCTCGCGCTGAACACGCTGTTCTGCCTGTCGATGATCTTCCTGCCCGTCTCCGGCCTTGTGCTCTGGTGGAAACGCCGCCCCGAAGGCGCCTCGCGCCTGGGCGCGCCGCCCCGCCCGCAGGACATGACTCTGTGGAAGGGCGCTCTGGTCATCGTTCTGGCTGTGGGCGTGATGTTCCCGCTGGCAGGCCTCGCCATGCTCGCCGTGATCGCGCTCGACGCCCTCGTCCTGCGCTTCATGCCGGGCCTGCGCCGCGCGCTGAACTGACGGAAGGGGGAGGGGAGTCGCTCTCCGGCTCCCTTCCCCGATGTCTCCATGGGCCGGGCTTCGGCTCCTTCAGCCGCCGTTGACCAGGCGCCTGACCGCGGCCGGATCTGTCTCGATCATTCGGATCAGCAGCCGGTTGCCGTGGTCGGGGACCTTCTTGCCAAGCTCCCAACCCTGTACGGTCTTCTTGTTCAGGTTGTAGTCCCGCGCAAACTCGTCCTGAGACAGGCGAAGCCGGGCACGCAGGTCCTTCACGCGCGCGGCGAAATGCGCCTTCAGATCACGGTCGATGGCGCTGCGGATGACAACGGAGATGCCCGCCGCCTCCAGGTCGCTGGCAAGCCGGTCCGCATCTTCCACCGTCGGCAGCGAAACCACGGCATCGCCCGATTCCAGCGCCTTTTCGATCGCGCGCTTGGCCCGCAGCAGTGTCGCGCCGCGCCGGGCGAGCGCCAAGGTCGCCTCAACCACATCCGGCGCAATGCGGCCAGGTCTCAGAACCACCTCTTCAGGGGAACCGGAATTCACGCGGGATATGGCCTGGACGCGCCCCTGTCGTGCGAGCCGCTCCACGAACGATGATCCAGTCATAACCGGTGTCCTCCAAGATGCGCGCCGCGATCACTGCCATCACCCGCCGCGTCAGGGCGCCTGCGCCCACCGGCGAAGTCGAGATGTGAACGCGATCCACGACAAGGCCGCCGTCCCTGTCCTCAAGCTCGCCCATCACGATGATCGTTGCCCCCGGCAGGTCGATCACCAGTGTGGCGACCAGACCTTCCGAACCGTCATCCAGCAGGCGGTAGTCCACGTCATGTTTCTGCAGAATTCATACTCCAGTGGCGTATGAAAATCAAGTTGCCCATGGTGCCGCGACCCCATGCCCGTCCGGCACGGACCCGGCGTCCCTGTGGGATACAATCCGCTCTAGCGGCCAATCCTTAACCGCCCATGAATCGGATTGCGCAACCCATTGAAATATATGGGGCGCGCCAAGCGTCCGAGCTCGGACGCCTAGCCCCGCCGGAAAGCGCCCCCCAGGGCGATCCCGGCAAACAGGGCCGCTGCGGCCGCAATGATCGAGGGCCCTGCCGGGGTGTCCCAGGTCAAGGACCCCCAAAGCCCCGCCCCCACGGCAACCGCCCCCACGGCCGAGGCCAGCAGGGCCATCGCCTCCGGCGTCCGCGCCACCCCCCGCGCCGCCGCCGCCGGAATGATCAGCAGGGCCGCAATCAGCAGGGCCCCCACGATCTTCAACGCCACCGCCACCACCAGCGCCAGCGCCAGGGTCAGCACCAGCCGCTCCCGGTCGGGCCTTATGCCCGAGGCATGGGCCAGGTCTTCGCTCAGGGTCGCGGTCAGAAGCGCCGGCCAGCGCCAGACCATCAGCGCCACCACCAGGGCGGACCCGCCCCAGATGAACGCCAGGTCCATCCGGCTCACCGCGAGGATATCCCCGAACAGCCAGGCTGACAGGTCGGTGCGGACCCCCGGCAGGAAGGACACCGCCACCAGCCCCACCGCCAGCGCCGAATGGGCCAGCACTCCAAGGGTGGTGTCCATCGCCCAGCCCTTCGCGGCCAGGGTCGACACCGTCACCGCCATGGCCAGCGCCACGACCAGCACGCCCAGGCCCACCGGCAGCTCTGTGGCCAGCGCCAGCGCCACCCCCAGGATCGCGGCATGGGCTGTCGCATCCCCGAAATAGGCCATCCGCCGCCAGACCACGAAACTGCCAAGGGGCCCCGTCGCCAGCACCAGCCCCACCCCGGCCAGCACGGCCCGCACCAGAAAATCGTCAAGCATGGTGGTGCTCGTGCTCATGGGCATGGGGCAGGTGGTCGTCGCCCTCATGGCTGTGGTCGTGCTCGTGCCGGTACAGCGCCAGCGCCCCCCTGGTGCCCAGCCCGAACAGCGCCCGATACTCCGGCGCCGACGAGACAACCCGAGGCGTTCCCTCGCAGCAGATATGGTGGTTCAGGCAGATCACCCGGTCGCTGGCGGCCATCACGACATGCAGGTCATGGCTGACCATCAGCACGGCCACCCCGGTTTCCGCCCGTACCTCCTCGATCAGCCGGTAGAATGCCGCCTCGCCCGGCTGGTCCAGCCCCTGCGTCGGCTCGTCCAGAATCAGCACCTGCGGGTCCGACAACAGCGCCCGCGCCAGCAAGACCCGCTGGAACTGGCCGCCCGACAGCGCCGCCATCTGCCGCTGCCCGACCTCTGGCACACCCACGCGCCTCAGCGCCGCCGCGGCCCGGTCGTCGGGGACGCGCGCCGGCAGCGAAAGGAACCGCCGCACCGTCATCGGCAACGACGGGTCGATGGCCAGCCGCTGCGGCACGTAGCCGATGCGCAGGTCCGGCGCCCGCGTGACCTCGCCCGAGGAGACGGGCAGGATCCCCAGAAGTGCCCGCAGCAGCGTGGACTTGCCCGAGCCGTTCGGGCCAAGGATCGTAACGATCTCGCCCGGCTCCACCGCCAGCGAGACGCCCTTCAGAACCTCTTCTCCGCCCAGCCTGACCGTCAGGCCGCGTGCCCCGATCAGGCTCATGCCGCGGCCTCCCGGCAGGCGGGGCACAGGCCAAGCGCCTCGACCGTGGAGCGTTCCACGACAAAGCCTGCGCCGGCCGCCGCCTCTTCAAGTGCGGTCCGCACCGAAGCCCCGGCGGCTTCGGCCACCATGTCG from Neotabrizicola shimadae includes:
- the yghX gene encoding YghX family hydrolase, coding for MTRLTAKDFPAELLELYDFYAHGRITKREFLDRAGKFAVGGMTAMAILSAMSPDYALAQQVAPDDAGIVAERITYPSPNGHGEVKGYLVKPAGATGKLGAVVVVHENRGLNPYIQDVARRVAKAGYIALAPDGLSSVGGYPGDDEKGRELQASVDSTKLMNDFFAAVEFLMTHEDTNGKVGIIGFCYGGGVANAAAVAYPELALAVPFYGRQPAAADVPRIQAPILLHYAELDTRINEGWPAYEAALKENGKTYEAFVYPGVNHGFHNDTTPRYDEAAATLAWDRTLAWFQKYLS
- the mutS gene encoding DNA mismatch repair protein MutS, whose translation is MSEDHSILAVTPMMAQYLEIKAEHPDALLFYRMGDFYEMFFDDAVLASEALDIALTKRGTHLGEPIQMCGVPIHAAEGYLLTLIRKGFRVAIAEQMEDPAEAKKRGSKSVVRREVVRLVTPGTLTEDALLEARRHNYLAAWAEVREGAALAWADISTGEMRVMPCPLVRLGPELARLAPREVLVSEAHERALDGVVAEAGAAMTTLSRGSFDSSGADKRLCALWGVGTLEAFGSFERAELSAMGALVDYLELTQRGRLPLLRAPVKESALGAMQIDAATRRNLEIVQGMSGGRDGSLLAAVDRTVTAGGARLLERRLAAPSRDLGVIRGRLEAVRSLVEAPGLRERLRDGLRRVPDMDRALSRLALERGGPRDLAAVRAGLEQAGRIAAEVAGSVAVLDEAAAALVGHDALVALLDAALVAEPPLLARDGGFIAAGYDAELDETRALRDEGRGVIARMQGEFVELTAIASLKIKHNNVLGYFIEVTATHEDKMRSMPETFIHRQTTAGQVRFTTVKLSELETRILNAGNHALEIERRLFETLRAAVLERAGAVGAAARALAEVDVTAALADLAAAEGWVEPVVDESRAFDVAGGRHPVVERALRRQGAGPFVANDCALTPGETPAIWLLTGPNMAGKSTFLRQNALIALLAQSGSFVPASRARVGLVSQLFSRVGASDDLARGRSTFMVEMVETAAILNQADDRALVILDEIGRGTATYDGLSIAWAVLEHLHGVNRCRALFATHYHEMTALAGKLDGVENATVAVKEWEGEVIFLHEVRKGAADRSYGVQVARLAGLPMAVIERARVVLEALESGERQGGARPSALVDDLPLFRVAPAAPPVAVKAARPSEVEARLKGVHPDELTPREALELLYELRGLMPE
- a CDS encoding PepSY-associated TM helix domain-containing protein, with the protein product MDTVQPKAAAKAQLNRHYFTAWRWHFYAGLYVIPFLMMLAVTGLIMLWVSATTELNGERGYVTVTGAPMAVSALQAAAEAAIPGGTASQYIEPMAPDRVAVFKVDAGDASTTVVIDPYTGTVVETFPWRAGWYDFATDIHGTLLLGNFGDRLIETAASLGVLLVVTGIYLHWPRNGSGNPFTPRLAAKGRALWKSLHGVVGWWASIVMLVFFISGLSWAGIWGDKFVQAWSTFPAEKWDAVPLSDKTHADMNHGAAKEVPWALEKTPMPESGSLAGQPAVAMPVTFDGIADFARALGFNGRFQVNMPSGAEGVWTISHDSMSNDGPDPWGDRTLHIDQYTGNVLADVRYADYSAYAKMMAWGIAFHEGDMGVWNLALNTLFCLSMIFLPVSGLVLWWKRRPEGASRLGAPPRPQDMTLWKGALVIVLAVGVMFPLAGLAMLAVIALDALVLRFMPGLRRALN
- a CDS encoding helix-turn-helix domain-containing protein encodes the protein MALARRGATLLRAKRAIEKALESGDAVVSLPTVEDADRLASDLEAAGISVVIRSAIDRDLKAHFAARVKDLRARLRLSQDEFARDYNLNKKTVQGWELGKKVPDHGNRLLIRMIETDPAAVRRLVNGG
- a CDS encoding metal ABC transporter permease, which translates into the protein MLDDFLVRAVLAGVGLVLATGPLGSFVVWRRMAYFGDATAHAAILGVALALATELPVGLGVLVVALAMAVTVSTLAAKGWAMDTTLGVLAHSALAVGLVAVSFLPGVRTDLSAWLFGDILAVSRMDLAFIWGGSALVVALMVWRWPALLTATLSEDLAHASGIRPDRERLVLTLALALVVAVALKIVGALLIAALLIIPAAAARGVARTPEAMALLASAVGAVAVGAGLWGSLTWDTPAGPSIIAAAAALFAGIALGGAFRRG
- a CDS encoding ATP-binding cassette domain-containing protein — its product is MSLIGARGLTVRLGGEEVLKGVSLAVEPGEIVTILGPNGSGKSTLLRALLGILPVSSGEVTRAPDLRIGYVPQRLAIDPSLPMTVRRFLSLPARVPDDRAAAALRRVGVPEVGQRQMAALSGGQFQRVLLARALLSDPQVLILDEPTQGLDQPGEAAFYRLIEEVRAETGVAVLMVSHDLHVVMAASDRVICLNHHICCEGTPRVVSSAPEYRALFGLGTRGALALYRHEHDHSHEGDDHLPHAHEHEHHHA